In Salinarimonas sp., a genomic segment contains:
- a CDS encoding geranylgeranyl diphosphate reductase yields the protein MPSAERTYDVVVVGGGPAGATAATDLARAGRDVLLLDRAGRIKPCGGAIPPRLIRDFAIPDGILCARISGARMIAPSDRRVDMPIEDGFVGMVDREVFDEWLRERAAANGAERRAGTFETLTRDPDGTARVHWKLPTKDGGGAVSVRARAVIGADGANSAVAREAVPQRGPIPFVFAYHEIVEAPEEGAADYEANRCDVFYQGKLSPDFYAWVFPHGKSASIGVGSMHKGFGLKEAVAELRGNTKLDGVRTIRKEGAPIPLHPAKKWDNGRDVILAGDAAGVVAPASGEGIYYAMVGGRLAGEAVEAYLETGRSKALAGARKAFMKAHGRVFFILGIMQRFWYVNDKRRERFVSICRDADVQRLTWQAYMNKELVRRDPMAHIRIFFKDLAHLFGLVRP from the coding sequence ATTCCCTCGGCGGAGCGCACCTACGACGTCGTCGTGGTCGGCGGCGGGCCCGCCGGCGCGACGGCCGCGACCGACCTCGCCCGCGCCGGGCGCGACGTGCTCCTGCTCGACCGCGCGGGCCGCATCAAGCCCTGCGGCGGCGCGATCCCGCCGCGGCTGATCCGCGACTTCGCCATCCCCGACGGCATCCTGTGCGCCCGCATCTCCGGCGCGCGGATGATCGCGCCCTCCGACAGGCGGGTCGACATGCCGATCGAGGACGGCTTCGTCGGCATGGTCGATCGCGAGGTCTTCGACGAATGGCTGCGCGAGCGCGCCGCGGCGAACGGCGCCGAGCGCCGGGCGGGCACGTTCGAGACCCTCACCCGCGATCCCGACGGGACGGCGCGGGTGCACTGGAAGCTCCCGACCAAGGACGGCGGCGGCGCGGTCAGCGTGCGCGCCCGCGCCGTGATCGGCGCCGACGGCGCCAACTCGGCGGTGGCCCGCGAGGCCGTGCCCCAGCGCGGGCCGATTCCCTTCGTCTTCGCCTATCACGAGATCGTCGAGGCGCCCGAGGAGGGCGCGGCGGACTACGAGGCGAACCGCTGCGACGTGTTCTACCAGGGCAAGCTCTCGCCGGACTTCTACGCCTGGGTCTTCCCGCACGGGAAATCCGCCTCGATCGGGGTGGGCTCCATGCACAAGGGCTTCGGCCTGAAGGAGGCGGTGGCGGAGCTGCGCGGCAACACGAAGCTCGACGGCGTACGCACCATCCGCAAGGAGGGCGCGCCGATCCCGCTCCATCCCGCGAAGAAGTGGGACAACGGCCGCGACGTGATTCTCGCCGGCGACGCCGCCGGCGTCGTGGCGCCGGCCTCGGGCGAGGGTATCTACTACGCCATGGTGGGCGGGCGCCTCGCGGGCGAGGCGGTCGAGGCCTATCTCGAGACCGGCCGCTCCAAGGCGCTGGCGGGCGCGCGCAAGGCCTTCATGAAGGCGCATGGCCGGGTTTTCTTCATCCTGGGGATCATGCAGCGCTTCTGGTACGTCAACGACAAGCGTCGCGAGCGATTCGTCTCGATCTGCCGCGACGCGGACGTGCAGCGCCTGACCTGGCAGGCCTACATGAACAAGGAACTCGTGCGCCGCGATCCGATGGCGCATATCCGCATCTTCTTCAAGGACCTGGCTCACCTGTTCGGCCTCGTGCGGCCGTGA
- a CDS encoding BCD family MFS transporter, which yields MIASSGSAPLSWLGIVRLGLVQASLGAIVVITTSTLNRVMVVELALAATLPGLLVGLHYAVQLLRPKWGHGSDIGGRRTPWIVGGMAALAAGAVLAALATALAATNLVGGIALSTLAFGIIGVGVGASGTSLLALLAERVAPARQASAAAIVWIMMIAGFIVTAGTAGHFLDPFSMTRLVAVTAGVSGIAFVVTCLAVLGVEGARASRKAADGAPKVPFRQALAEVWAEPTARRFTVFVFVSMLAYSAQDLILEPFAGAVFAMTPGESTQLSGVQNAGVLAGMILTGLFGGGFREGGPSRLHLWAIGGCLISAAALVGLAFGGALGTVWPLHANVAVLGFGNGVFAVAAIGSMMRLARDGAANREGTRVGLWGAAQGVAFGLGGLVGTIAVDLGRLVADTAAGAYSSVFLGEAVLFLVSAVLAARVMSGRATIAPAPRRIATPAVAPRGEALTEREIAPS from the coding sequence ATGATCGCCTCCTCCGGCAGCGCCCCCCTCTCCTGGCTCGGCATCGTCCGGCTCGGCCTCGTCCAGGCCTCCCTCGGCGCCATCGTGGTGATCACCACCTCGACGCTCAACCGCGTCATGGTGGTGGAGCTCGCGCTCGCCGCGACGCTGCCCGGGCTGCTCGTCGGCCTGCACTACGCCGTGCAGCTGCTGCGCCCGAAATGGGGCCACGGCTCCGATATCGGCGGGCGGCGCACGCCCTGGATCGTCGGCGGCATGGCGGCGCTCGCCGCGGGCGCCGTCCTCGCCGCGCTCGCGACCGCGCTCGCGGCGACGAACCTCGTCGGCGGCATCGCGCTCTCGACCCTCGCCTTCGGGATCATCGGCGTCGGCGTCGGCGCGTCGGGCACCTCGCTCCTGGCCCTTCTCGCCGAGCGCGTCGCGCCCGCGCGCCAGGCCTCGGCCGCGGCGATCGTCTGGATCATGATGATCGCGGGCTTCATCGTCACGGCCGGCACGGCCGGGCACTTCCTCGATCCGTTCTCGATGACGCGCCTCGTCGCGGTGACGGCGGGCGTCTCGGGAATAGCCTTCGTCGTCACCTGCCTCGCCGTCCTCGGCGTCGAGGGCGCGCGGGCCTCCCGCAAGGCGGCCGACGGCGCGCCGAAAGTCCCGTTCCGTCAGGCCCTGGCCGAGGTCTGGGCCGAGCCGACGGCCCGGCGCTTCACCGTCTTCGTCTTCGTCTCGATGCTGGCCTATTCGGCGCAGGACCTCATCCTCGAGCCCTTCGCGGGCGCCGTCTTCGCGATGACGCCGGGCGAATCGACCCAGCTGTCCGGCGTCCAGAACGCGGGCGTGCTCGCCGGCATGATCCTCACGGGGCTCTTCGGCGGCGGCTTTCGCGAGGGCGGGCCCTCGCGCCTGCATCTTTGGGCCATCGGCGGCTGCCTGATCTCCGCGGCGGCGCTCGTCGGCCTCGCCTTCGGCGGCGCGCTCGGGACGGTCTGGCCGCTCCACGCCAACGTCGCCGTTCTCGGCTTCGGCAACGGCGTCTTCGCGGTGGCCGCCATCGGCTCGATGATGCGCCTCGCCCGAGACGGCGCGGCCAATCGCGAGGGTACCCGCGTGGGCCTGTGGGGCGCGGCGCAGGGCGTCGCCTTCGGGCTCGGCGGCCTCGTCGGCACCATCGCCGTCGATCTCGGACGCCTCGTCGCCGATACGGCGGCGGGCGCCTATTCGAGCGTGTTCCTCGGCGAGGCGGTGCTGTTCCTCGTCTCCGCCGTCCTCGCGGCGCGCGTCATGAGCGGGCGCGCGACCATCGCCCCGGCCCCGCGCCGCATCGCAACCCCCGCCGTCGCCCCGCGCGGCGAGGCGCTCACCGAACGGGAGATCGCGCCGTCATGA
- the chlG gene encoding chlorophyll synthase ChlG produces the protein MTRPAILSFTELLKPITWFAPMWAFACGVVSSGVAADTRWPVILAGVVLAGPLVCAASQAVNDWYDRHVDAINEPNRPIPSGRIPGSWGFYIAVIWTALSFLVAFMLGPVVLLAGVIGLALAWAYSAPPFRLKQNGWWGNSAVAISYEGLPWFTGAAIMAAAFPDWRIVVVALLYSFGAHGIMTLNDFKSVEGDKREGVDSLPVMLGVDRAARLACVVMAAPQVVVIALLLVWGAPWHALAVTALLAAQVALMGKLVANPREKAAWYNATGTTLYVLGMLVTAFALRGLGPVGA, from the coding sequence ATGACGCGACCGGCCATCCTCTCCTTCACCGAGCTCCTGAAGCCCATCACGTGGTTCGCGCCCATGTGGGCGTTCGCCTGCGGGGTGGTCTCCTCCGGCGTCGCCGCGGACACGCGCTGGCCCGTGATCCTGGCCGGCGTGGTGCTGGCGGGGCCCCTCGTCTGCGCCGCGAGCCAGGCGGTCAACGACTGGTACGACCGCCACGTCGACGCCATCAACGAGCCGAACCGGCCGATTCCCTCCGGGCGCATTCCCGGTTCCTGGGGCTTCTACATCGCCGTGATCTGGACGGCCTTGTCGTTCCTCGTCGCCTTCATGCTGGGGCCCGTCGTGCTGCTCGCCGGGGTGATCGGTCTCGCCCTCGCCTGGGCCTATTCCGCCCCGCCCTTCCGGCTGAAGCAGAACGGCTGGTGGGGCAATTCCGCGGTGGCGATCTCCTACGAGGGCCTGCCCTGGTTCACCGGCGCCGCCATCATGGCCGCGGCCTTCCCGGACTGGCGCATCGTCGTCGTGGCCCTGCTCTATTCCTTCGGCGCGCACGGCATCATGACGCTGAACGATTTCAAGTCGGTGGAGGGCGACAAGCGGGAGGGCGTCGATTCGCTCCCCGTCATGCTCGGCGTCGACCGCGCCGCGCGCCTCGCCTGCGTGGTCATGGCCGCGCCGCAGGTCGTCGTGATCGCGCTGCTCCTCGTCTGGGGCGCGCCGTGGCACGCCCTCGCGGTCACGGCGCTCCTCGCCGCTCAGGTGGCGCTGATGGGCAAGCTCGTCGCCAACCCGCGCGAGAAGGCCGCCTGGTACAACGCCACCGGCACGACGCTCTACGTGCTCGGCATGCTCGTCACCGCCTTCGCCCTGCGCGGGCTCGGCCCGGTCGGCGCCTGA
- the ppsR gene encoding transcriptional regulator PpsR, translated as MDTPLASEGLRQFRAPQTSLGDVDAASAARLIAATSDLALVLGPDGVIEDVAVGSRELEAEECGRWVGRRWIETVTPESREKIEALLRNASSDKDRLWRQVNHPLPTGPDLPILYSAVDFGHNGRIVAVGRDLRGVAALQRKLVDAQAAMEREYAHLRSAETRYRLLFQIASEAVLVVDAATRRVSEANPAATELVAAAGPLPGRPLAQLFAPESAGALEDLLTSARSAGRSDEARLRLADGREATASASVFRQDRVTHFLLRLSPPAGAAGALAASRRRVLRVVERLPDAIVVTDSDRRILTANAAFLDLVQLATEEQARGEPLDRWLGRSSVDCNVLAASVREHGAVKRFGTVVQGEYGLVEDVEVSAVLAPETDDSYYGFAIRPTGPRPMATIGTGAPELPHSVAQMKELVGRVSLKELVRETTDVIEKLCIEAALDLTGDNRASAAEMLGLSRQSFYAKLRRHGLGDLDHED; from the coding sequence ATGGACACTCCCTTGGCTTCCGAGGGCCTGCGACAGTTCCGGGCCCCTCAGACGTCGCTCGGCGACGTCGACGCCGCGAGCGCGGCGCGGCTGATCGCGGCCACCAGCGATCTCGCCCTCGTCCTCGGCCCGGACGGCGTGATCGAGGACGTGGCCGTCGGCTCGCGCGAGCTCGAGGCCGAGGAATGCGGCCGCTGGGTGGGCCGGCGCTGGATCGAGACCGTCACTCCCGAGAGCCGCGAGAAGATCGAAGCGCTTCTGCGCAACGCGTCCTCGGACAAGGACCGGCTCTGGCGCCAGGTCAACCACCCGCTGCCCACCGGCCCCGACCTGCCGATCCTCTATTCCGCCGTGGATTTCGGGCACAACGGCCGCATCGTCGCGGTGGGCCGCGACCTGCGCGGCGTCGCCGCCCTGCAGCGCAAGCTCGTCGACGCCCAGGCCGCGATGGAGCGAGAATACGCGCACCTGCGCAGCGCCGAGACGCGCTACCGCCTGCTGTTCCAGATCGCCTCCGAGGCCGTGCTCGTCGTCGACGCCGCGACGCGGCGCGTGAGCGAAGCGAACCCCGCCGCCACAGAGCTCGTCGCCGCCGCGGGCCCCCTCCCCGGGCGGCCGCTGGCTCAGCTCTTCGCGCCGGAGAGCGCCGGCGCGCTCGAGGATCTGCTCACCTCGGCACGCTCCGCGGGCCGCTCGGACGAGGCCCGCCTGCGCCTCGCCGACGGGCGCGAGGCGACCGCCTCGGCCTCCGTCTTCCGGCAGGACCGCGTCACGCACTTCCTGCTGCGGCTCTCGCCGCCGGCCGGTGCGGCGGGCGCGCTCGCGGCCTCGCGCCGGCGGGTGCTGCGCGTCGTCGAGCGCCTGCCGGACGCGATCGTCGTCACCGATTCGGACCGGCGCATCCTCACGGCCAACGCCGCCTTCCTCGATCTCGTCCAGCTCGCCACCGAGGAACAGGCCCGCGGCGAGCCGCTCGATCGCTGGCTCGGCCGCTCGAGCGTCGACTGCAACGTGCTCGCCGCGAGCGTGCGCGAGCACGGCGCGGTGAAGCGATTCGGCACCGTGGTGCAGGGCGAGTACGGCCTCGTCGAGGACGTCGAGGTCTCGGCCGTGCTGGCGCCGGAGACGGACGATTCCTATTACGGCTTCGCCATCCGCCCCACCGGCCCGCGGCCGATGGCGACGATCGGGACCGGCGCGCCCGAGCTGCCGCATTCGGTGGCGCAGATGAAGGAGCTCGTCGGGCGGGTCTCGCTCAAGGAGCTCGTGCGCGAGACGACCGACGTGATCGAGAAGCTGTGCATCGAGGCGGCCCTCGATCTCACCGGCGACAATCGCGCCTCCGCCGCCGAGATGCTGGGTCTCTCGCGCCAGAGCTTCTACGCCAAGCTGCGCCGCCACGGCCTGGGCGACCTCGACCACGAGGATTGA
- a CDS encoding cobalamin B12-binding domain-containing protein, which translates to MAILKEAIASAKEASADGGGAVEDRSARRGPGEKRGQTGRSEAGRRDALSRTIEAEIIPRLMLVHASEECDSRSERDALPTREEVSELAALVLEHEVEVAASYVAVLRARGVTLETVFLHLLAPAAQRLDELWREDKADFCDVTIALSRLQQLLRELSAPFEAEGEPSAEEKRALLCSAPGETHTFGVAIVEEFLRRAGWDVACAPGANVAEIGRLAGRDWFDVVGFSLSCEGLLPELASVIDVVRRRSRNPRVGVLVGGRYFNEHPESAALVGADHVAFDGLDAVRKAQRWAGGVARAR; encoded by the coding sequence ATGGCCATCCTGAAGGAGGCGATCGCTTCGGCGAAGGAGGCTTCCGCCGACGGCGGCGGGGCCGTCGAAGACCGATCCGCGCGTCGCGGTCCGGGCGAGAAGCGCGGGCAGACGGGCCGGTCGGAGGCGGGGCGCAGGGATGCGCTGTCGCGCACGATCGAAGCCGAGATCATCCCGCGCCTGATGCTGGTCCACGCGTCCGAAGAGTGCGATTCGCGCTCGGAGCGGGACGCGCTGCCCACGCGGGAAGAGGTGTCGGAGCTCGCCGCGCTCGTCCTCGAGCACGAGGTCGAGGTCGCCGCCTCCTACGTCGCGGTGCTGCGCGCCCGCGGCGTCACGCTGGAGACGGTCTTCCTGCATCTGCTCGCCCCGGCGGCGCAGCGGCTCGACGAGCTCTGGCGGGAGGACAAGGCGGATTTCTGCGACGTGACGATCGCGCTCTCGCGGCTGCAGCAGCTCCTTCGGGAGCTCAGCGCGCCCTTCGAGGCCGAAGGCGAGCCCTCGGCGGAGGAGAAGCGTGCGCTCCTCTGCTCGGCGCCGGGCGAAACGCACACGTTCGGCGTGGCCATCGTCGAAGAGTTCCTGCGGCGAGCGGGCTGGGACGTCGCCTGCGCGCCCGGAGCGAACGTAGCGGAAATCGGCCGGCTCGCAGGTCGAGACTGGTTCGACGTCGTCGGTTTCTCGTTGAGCTGCGAAGGCTTGCTCCCGGAGCTTGCCTCGGTTATCGACGTCGTCAGGCGCCGTTCCCGAAATCCGCGTGTCGGCGTTCTCGTGGGGGGCCGATACTTCAACGAACACCCAGAAAGCGCCGCGCTGGTCGGCGCGGATCACGTGGCGTTCGATGGCCTGGACGCAGTCAGGAAGGCGCAACGCTGGGCGGGAGGCGTGGCGCGGGCTCGGTGA
- the bchF gene encoding 2-vinyl bacteriochlorophyllide hydratase, whose amino-acid sequence MRRPDAEMRRRGLYTPEERRRRDSSPWTTVQGVLAPVQFLVCLASIALIARYLMTGEGYWLATISIVVKTFTLYTIMITGAIWEKEVFGVYLFAEPFFWEDVVSFGVIALHTFYLLALFTDLLGSRGEMLLALAAYAAYVVNAVQFVLKLRAARLQEAREGAALAGTAAIGEAAR is encoded by the coding sequence ATGCGTCGCCCCGACGCCGAGATGCGCCGACGGGGATTGTACACGCCGGAAGAGCGGCGCCGCCGCGACTCCTCGCCGTGGACGACGGTGCAGGGCGTCCTGGCCCCGGTACAGTTCCTCGTGTGCCTCGCCAGCATCGCGCTCATCGCGCGTTACTTGATGACGGGTGAGGGTTACTGGCTGGCGACGATCTCGATCGTGGTGAAGACATTTACGCTCTACACGATCATGATCACGGGCGCTATCTGGGAGAAGGAAGTCTTCGGCGTGTACCTCTTCGCCGAGCCGTTCTTCTGGGAGGACGTGGTCTCGTTCGGCGTTATCGCCCTGCACACGTTCTATCTTCTGGCGTTGTTCACCGATCTGCTCGGATCGCGCGGCGAAATGCTGCTCGCGCTCGCTGCTTATGCCGCCTACGTCGTCAACGCCGTGCAGTTCGTCCTGAAGCTGCGTGCGGCGCGGCTGCAGGAGGCGCGCGAGGGCGCCGCCCTCGCCGGGACCGCCGCCATCGGGGAGGCCGCACGATGA
- a CDS encoding ferredoxin:protochlorophyllide reductase (ATP-dependent) subunit N, whose amino-acid sequence MNRHVPSSHVLVDETRRPAPAGCADAPAAPGAGPSVRAERGQREVFCGLTGIIWMHRKIQDAFFLIVGSRTCAHLMQSAAGVMIFAEPRFATAIIDDRDLAGIADANDELDACVERLLARRPDIKMLFLVGSCPSEVIKLDLARAAQRLSAQFLPDVRVLAYSGSGIETTFTQGEDACLASLVPTLPRAEPQTKELLVVGALADVVEDQFARSFAALGIPARFLPMRKAGDLPPVGEGTRMLLAQPFLADTARALEARGATRLPAPFPLGVEGTTAWLKAAADEFGVDPALFERVTAPMIARGRAALERDRARLAGRRIFFFPDSQLEVPIARFLNRELGMELVEVGTPYLHRQHMAEELALLPDGLSIVEGQHVDRQLDRCREAAPDITVCGLGLANPLEAEGLATKWSIELLFTPIHGYDQAADLSGLFARPLVRREKLKV is encoded by the coding sequence ATGAATCGTCACGTTCCGTCCAGCCACGTCCTCGTCGACGAGACGCGTCGTCCGGCTCCCGCCGGCTGCGCCGACGCTCCGGCGGCGCCGGGCGCGGGGCCGAGCGTACGCGCCGAGCGCGGCCAGCGCGAGGTCTTCTGCGGGCTCACCGGCATCATCTGGATGCACCGCAAGATCCAGGACGCCTTCTTCCTCATCGTCGGCTCGCGCACCTGCGCGCACCTGATGCAGTCGGCGGCGGGCGTGATGATCTTCGCCGAGCCGCGGTTCGCCACCGCCATCATCGACGACCGCGACCTCGCCGGCATCGCCGACGCCAACGACGAGCTCGACGCCTGCGTCGAGCGGCTGCTCGCGCGCCGGCCGGACATCAAGATGCTCTTCCTCGTGGGCTCCTGCCCCTCCGAGGTGATCAAGCTCGATCTCGCGCGGGCCGCCCAGCGGCTCTCCGCGCAGTTCCTGCCCGACGTGCGGGTGCTCGCCTATTCGGGGTCGGGCATCGAGACCACTTTCACGCAGGGCGAGGACGCCTGCCTCGCGTCCCTCGTGCCGACGCTGCCGCGGGCGGAGCCGCAGACGAAGGAGCTCCTCGTCGTCGGGGCCCTGGCGGACGTGGTCGAGGACCAGTTCGCGCGCAGCTTCGCGGCGCTCGGCATTCCCGCGCGCTTCCTGCCGATGCGCAAGGCGGGCGACCTGCCGCCGGTGGGGGAGGGGACGCGCATGCTCCTCGCCCAGCCTTTCCTGGCGGACACGGCCCGCGCGCTCGAGGCTCGCGGCGCGACGCGGCTTCCCGCGCCGTTCCCGCTGGGCGTCGAGGGCACCACCGCCTGGCTGAAGGCGGCGGCGGACGAGTTCGGCGTCGACCCCGCCCTGTTCGAGCGCGTCACCGCGCCGATGATCGCCCGCGGCCGTGCGGCGCTGGAGCGCGACCGCGCGCGGCTCGCCGGCAGACGGATCTTCTTCTTCCCCGATTCGCAGCTCGAGGTGCCGATCGCGCGGTTCCTGAACCGCGAGCTCGGCATGGAGCTCGTCGAGGTCGGCACGCCCTACCTGCACCGGCAGCACATGGCCGAGGAGCTCGCGCTCCTGCCCGACGGGCTCTCGATCGTCGAGGGCCAGCACGTCGACCGGCAGCTCGACCGCTGCCGCGAGGCCGCCCCCGACATCACGGTGTGCGGGCTCGGCCTCGCCAACCCGCTCGAGGCGGAGGGGCTCGCGACCAAGTGGTCGATCGAGCTCCTGTTCACCCCGATCCACGGCTACGACCAGGCGGCCGATCTCTCCGGCCTCTTCGCCCGCCCGCTCGTGCGCCGCGAAAAGCTGAAGGTGTGA
- the bchB gene encoding ferredoxin:protochlorophyllide reductase (ATP-dependent) subunit B, translating into MKLTVWTYEAPPHVGAMRVATAMEGVHYVLHAPQGDTYADLLFTMIERRDHRPPVTYTTFQARDLGADTAEIFKDAAREAYERFDPELMLVGASCTAELIQDDPGGLAKALNLPVPVVPLELPSYQRKENWGAAETFLQLVRALARPREGARDPDAQPSCNILGPTALGFRHRDDLEEIRRLLARIGVRVNAVAPLTARARDIARLGEADFNVVMYPEIAGPVARHLERVCRQPFTKTVPIGVNATREFITEIGALSGLDVADVLAEGAGRLPWWSRSVDSNYLTGKRVFVFGDATHAIAAARIAAEELGFEVVGLGTYSRELAREVRAQAERLGLEALITDDHLEVEDAITALAPELVLGTQMERHIAKRLGIACAVISAPVHVQDFPARYSPQMGFEGANVVFDTFVHPLVMGLEEHLLAMFRDDFEFNDSAVPSHLASEHAVARPEPAPAVAEAAAPASAADTAVLERPAEAGVGWTPEAEKELGKIPFFVRGKARRNTERFAQERGLASITVETIYDAKAHFSR; encoded by the coding sequence ATGAAGCTCACGGTCTGGACCTACGAGGCTCCCCCGCATGTCGGCGCGATGCGCGTCGCCACCGCGATGGAAGGCGTGCACTACGTGCTGCACGCGCCGCAGGGCGACACCTACGCGGACCTGCTCTTCACCATGATCGAGCGGCGCGACCATCGCCCGCCGGTGACCTACACCACCTTCCAGGCGCGCGACCTCGGCGCCGACACGGCCGAGATCTTCAAGGACGCGGCGCGGGAGGCCTACGAGCGCTTCGACCCCGAGCTGATGCTGGTGGGCGCCTCCTGCACGGCCGAGCTGATCCAGGACGATCCGGGCGGGCTCGCCAAGGCGCTGAACCTGCCGGTGCCGGTCGTGCCGCTGGAGCTGCCCTCCTACCAGCGCAAGGAGAACTGGGGCGCGGCGGAGACCTTCCTCCAGCTGGTGCGCGCCCTGGCGCGGCCCCGCGAGGGCGCCCGCGATCCGGACGCTCAGCCCTCCTGCAACATCCTCGGGCCCACCGCGCTCGGCTTCCGCCATCGCGACGATCTCGAGGAGATCCGCCGGCTGCTGGCGCGAATCGGCGTGCGGGTCAACGCGGTGGCGCCGCTCACGGCCCGCGCCCGCGACATCGCGCGGCTCGGCGAGGCGGACTTCAACGTCGTCATGTATCCCGAGATCGCGGGCCCCGTGGCGCGCCATCTCGAGCGCGTCTGCCGGCAGCCCTTCACCAAGACCGTGCCTATCGGCGTGAACGCCACGCGCGAGTTCATCACCGAGATCGGCGCGCTGTCGGGCCTCGACGTCGCCGACGTGCTCGCCGAGGGCGCCGGGCGGCTGCCCTGGTGGTCGCGCTCGGTCGATTCGAACTATCTCACCGGCAAGCGGGTCTTCGTCTTCGGCGACGCCACGCACGCCATCGCCGCCGCGCGCATCGCCGCCGAGGAGCTCGGCTTCGAGGTGGTGGGGCTCGGCACCTATTCCCGCGAGCTCGCCCGCGAGGTGCGCGCGCAGGCGGAACGCCTCGGCCTCGAGGCGCTGATCACGGACGACCATCTCGAGGTCGAGGACGCGATCACGGCGCTCGCGCCGGAGCTCGTGCTCGGCACGCAGATGGAGCGCCACATCGCCAAGCGGCTCGGCATCGCCTGCGCGGTGATCTCCGCGCCCGTCCACGTCCAGGACTTCCCGGCCCGCTACTCGCCGCAGATGGGCTTCGAGGGGGCGAACGTCGTGTTCGACACCTTCGTCCACCCGCTCGTGATGGGGCTCGAGGAGCACCTGCTCGCGATGTTCCGCGACGATTTCGAGTTCAACGACTCCGCCGTGCCCTCGCACCTCGCCTCCGAGCACGCCGTCGCCCGCCCCGAGCCGGCGCCCGCTGTCGCCGAGGCCGCCGCGCCCGCTTCCGCGGCCGATACGGCCGTGCTGGAGCGCCCGGCCGAGGCGGGCGTCGGCTGGACGCCGGAGGCGGAGAAGGAGCTCGGCAAGATCCCCTTCTTCGTGCGCGGCAAGGCCCGCCGCAACACGGAACGCTTCGCGCAGGAGCGCGGGCTCGCGTCGATCACCGTCGAGACGATCTACGATGCTAAGGCTCACTTCAGTCGCTGA